TCTTCAGGGCTCGCTCCGTCTCATGTGGCGCATCGGAGGAAAGTCAAAGAAGACCTTCGTGAAAGTTCCGGTCGAAAAGATTGTCGAACGCGAGGTGATCAGAGAGGTCGAGAAGATCGTATCTCAACCATCTACTGAGACCAAAACCATGTACAAGCTCTTTTCAGGCATCTACTTTGAGTTTGCGAGTGCAGACTTCACGACAGACACTTATAGACTCCTTGATGAGATCGCAGAGACACTCAAGAGCACTCCTTCATCAAGATTGTGTATCATCGGTTGCACAGATGCCATAGGCACTGCCGAGTATAACAAAAAGCTCTCCGAACGAAGAGCCAAGGCGGTGGTCGATGCCCTCATTGAGAGAGGAGTATCCTCTCAAATGCTCAAGTGGCGTGGTGTCGGCAGTGAGATCGCACATGCCCCTAAGGCAGAGTCGGATGGTGTACGTAGAGGGGACCGTAAGGTAATCGTCGAAGTAATCGAAAATGAGGCTTATTGGGAAAGCCTGAAATAATGGGCACGGTGGAGGGCTAACATTTCATGGTGCATTGACATCATGAAAGCCTCCCTGCAACCAATAACTTCGTCATAAATTAAATCAGTATCGAACGATGACAAAACGTTTATTCACATACACAATCATAGCACTGCTCTTGGTCTCTTGTACGGACTTCAAGGTTCTGGCTCCGTTGGGACCACGAGGTGACAAAGGCCAGACGGGCACCAGTGCTTATCAAGAGTGGCTCTCACTCTTGGACAGAGGACTTTATCCGGACTGGAAGGGCGGTCGAAGCGAAGCAGACTACATGATATTCTTATCCGGAAAAGATGGAAAAGACGGTATCAGTGCCTACGAAAAGTGGAAAGCTATGATCGCTGCAGGTGATGTGCGAGATCCACATGCTCCGGACAGGCTATGGTCACCTGACAAAAACACTCTCAGAGACTTCTTTTGGTTTCTCTCCGGGTCGAAAGGCTCCAAGGGTGACAAAGGAGACAAAGGCGATCAGGGACAAAAAGGAGACCAAGGAGACAAGGGCTCACAGGGAGATAAAGGAGATAAAGGAGAACACGGAGACAAAGGTCAGACCGGTGATCGAGGCGACAAAGGCGATCGAGGCGACAAGGGCGAACCCGGTCAAGGAGGAGGCTCAGGCTCTGACGGCCCAAAAGGACCTGAAGGGGATCCGGGAGACAATGGTCTTACAGCTTATGACATTTGGAAAAAAGAGGCAGAAAAAGGGACCTTGCCCAACCCTCATCCAAACCTTCCCGGATATGAAGGAGAGTTCTGGCCCAAGGATAAGGTATCCCAAGAGGACTTTAGGGTATACCTCAATGGGATAGATGCAGACAAGTTGCCACAAAAAACTTCGATCAGTGTCTCAGGTACAAATACGACAACGGACAAAAAACTGAATCCGGGCTCTATGTTCATCTCTGAGGAAAGAGCAGACTCAGCGATCATCAAAATCATCTCTCCGGCAGGTGCTCCCGTGATAAGCATAGAGAGTGCCGAAAATCTACCGGGAGGGTACATCATCGTCCCTCTCGGAGAGAGCCAAGAGGATGGTGTCAGTGTGCATACCTTCAAACTAAAAACAGCTCACAACATAGGCCCTGACAGGGACTTCAGACTTGTTGTGAACAATGTCTTCGAAGACAATAATCCGCATCTGATCACTGTCAAGCAGAAGGGTTATTTCACTCCGATGGAATACATGTCTGAATACAACATGAACAAAACAGGAACGGGCTTTGCGACGAACCATGCCAATGATCAAAGCGGTCTCTTCCCACAAAATCAAGCCATCGAGACATGGGGCTGGAAAGCAAATTTCGCGATAGGTGGCACACGCTATTACCTCCCGGACATACGTACTTGGAGAAGTGTCATGCCGGGAGAGGTCTTGCACTACTATAATGGACACGTGCTGACGATGGATAATGTAAGCGAAGAAATCAGACTGAATACCCATCAGATCAAAGATGTCTTCACCTCAGACTATAGAGGAAGCGGAAATCATATCATATACGGACTCCGTCTCAAGAGCGCAGATAATCGACTTAGGACTGCATTCAAATACGAATACATCGACAATCCTGAGGGCGGGACAGGGGAATTTGTCAAAGCCCTCAAGATTACTTCTCGCTACTTGGGGCCAGATGTCCCCGGCAGTCCCATCACGGTTGATCAGGTGAAGGACGAATCCTTCTGGAGCTCCAATAATCAGAATGATGTGGTAAGGATACTACCGGCAAGTGGTGCGTTGGATGCGCAAGGGACACCGATCCCCGGCAAGTTTGGCGAAAGTGGTTACTACTGGGCAAGCGAAACAAGTGCAGCTAAAGCCCTGGGGCTAAGGATGCTATTCCATCGCTTTGCGTTGGATGCTGACAGACGAATAGCCAACCCATCGGGTAACCACGAAGCCGTCCGACTCTTCTTCAAGAGGTAAAAAGAGCTACGAGAGGATTTTTCCTATCAGGCATCAGAAAAGATTCTTTTGTGGGACAGAACATATTCTGTCCCACAAAAGAATAAACTCTTTCTTCGGGCAGACGATAAGAGAGCCCAAGACTTTCGGATATGGAGCGACTACTTCGCTCAAGAGTTCTTCGGATCACAAAAGAATGTGGTGTCAAAACTAATCGTTTTGACACCACATTTCTTCTCCCCCCTTGTAGAGTTTCGGAGTCTATCCAACACCATCATCTCGATGGGAACTCTACGATACCGAAATGTCCCCTGAAACGTCTGAGTAGTCTACTCTGAGCTTACAGTCTTTCGGTATGTGAGCCGGCGTGCCTTCATTAACCACAGATACAAAAAACACTTTTGTGACGACCGGCTCGTTTCTCCTCCACCTCGCAAGGCTTTCCATTCTATAAAAAACAGATGTACAAAAGCGAGACTGAAAATCAATGCTTCGCTCTTGTGCTGCAAACTTAAACCTTAACGATTTCTTTGTAAAGGACAAATACCGCAAATGTCAGTATTTTTCACGCAAAAAACATGAAAAAGTGTGGAGAAAACATGCAGAAAATTTCGATAACACACTTATAACCAAAAGATTAAAAATCCCTATCAGACCCCTCCTGAGATCCGAGTATAGTCACTGGGGGTGACGCCAAATTCTTTCTTGAACAGTCTTCTGAAGTATCCCGAGTCGTTGAATCCACACATATCCGCGACCTCATTCACATTGTATTTTCCCGACGAAAGGAATTGTTTTGCCTTCGAGAGACGTATTCGGGTAATGTACGCAATGGTTGATACTCCTACCATGGTATTTAGCTTTCGTGTGAGTTGAGAAGCACTCACACACATACGTTCGGCCAAGAAAGTAACATTGAGATCGGGGTTGGACAGCTCCGAATGAATGATATTTGTAACCTTTCGGACAAATTCGAGACTCTCAGCATCTTCGGCCTTAAGTCCGATGCCTTCGTCCTTCTCCAACGCTTTTAGGTACTTCTCACGAAGGAGGTATCGACTTTCAAGAAGTTTTTCGACACGAATGAGAAGTTCGTCGGGATCAAAAGGCTTTGCCAAGTATGCGTCAGCCCCCATACGAAAGCCCTCCTTACGATCCTCATCATCACTCTTGGCGGTGAGCATGATGATGGGAATGTGATCGGTGAGTGTATTTGCACGGATAGCCTTGACCAGCTCATTACCATCCATGACCGGCATCATCAGGTCAGTGATGATGAGGTCAGGCACAGTTCTCTCGGCCTTATCCACACCCATCTTGCCATCTTGAGCCGTTATCACCGCATAACGGGGCGAAAGGATAGAACGCAGATAGAGCGTCACATCGGCGTTGTCCTCAACGACCAGGATCATCGGACGCTCTCCGGGGACATCATCGGGCTCAATGATAGCTTGGGATGCCGATGGAGAGACGGAGGGCAAGAAGACCTCCGGGCTTTCTGCCGGTGTGCCGGGTGCACTAACGACATGGCCGTCAGGTGCAAAGACGGGAAGGGTGACGGTAAATATCGAGCCTTTGCCCAAAGTGCTCTCGACACCAATATCCCCTGCCATCTGTTCGACAAGGTTCTTCGTCAAAGCGAGTCCGACACCCGACCCCATCGGCTTAAACGGACTGTCCGAACGATAAAAAATATCAAAGATATGAGGTAAATCCTTCTCATCTATCCCCCGCCCCTTGTCCATGACTCGGAGCAATACATGGGAGCCATTTCCCGGGCGTTGAAGGAGGATCTGTACGACCGATCCGGGATCGGAATACTTGATGGCATTGGAGAGAA
This is a stretch of genomic DNA from Porphyromonas cangingivalis. It encodes these proteins:
- a CDS encoding collagen-like protein, with the translated sequence MTKRLFTYTIIALLLVSCTDFKVLAPLGPRGDKGQTGTSAYQEWLSLLDRGLYPDWKGGRSEADYMIFLSGKDGKDGISAYEKWKAMIAAGDVRDPHAPDRLWSPDKNTLRDFFWFLSGSKGSKGDKGDKGDQGQKGDQGDKGSQGDKGDKGEHGDKGQTGDRGDKGDRGDKGEPGQGGGSGSDGPKGPEGDPGDNGLTAYDIWKKEAEKGTLPNPHPNLPGYEGEFWPKDKVSQEDFRVYLNGIDADKLPQKTSISVSGTNTTTDKKLNPGSMFISEERADSAIIKIISPAGAPVISIESAENLPGGYIIVPLGESQEDGVSVHTFKLKTAHNIGPDRDFRLVVNNVFEDNNPHLITVKQKGYFTPMEYMSEYNMNKTGTGFATNHANDQSGLFPQNQAIETWGWKANFAIGGTRYYLPDIRTWRSVMPGEVLHYYNGHVLTMDNVSEEIRLNTHQIKDVFTSDYRGSGNHIIYGLRLKSADNRLRTAFKYEYIDNPEGGTGEFVKALKITSRYLGPDVPGSPITVDQVKDESFWSSNNQNDVVRILPASGALDAQGTPIPGKFGESGYYWASETSAAKALGLRMLFHRFALDADRRIANPSGNHEAVRLFFKR